The DNA window AACCCATAATTGCTCAACACCTCAATCTCTCACCCACACCAATTACCCAATTTTCTGTCATGGTGGGAAATGGTTCCCACTTACAATGTGAAGGCATTTGCAATAATGTTCCTATTACCTTACAAACTGAACTTTTCCATCTTCCATTCTATCTCTTGCCAATTGAAGGAGCGGATGTTCTTGGAATGGCTTGGTTAAGAACATTGGGACCTCTACAAGCTGATTTTTCCATTCCATCCATCTcttttacccatcacaaaaaacTCATTACCTTAAAAGGGGATCCCACAACCCATCCCGCCCATACTACCTTTCACCAACTTAAACACCTCATACACACCAATTTTGTTGCCTCTTTTCATCTCATGTTTTTCGAAAATACTACAAAAGAGCCACCTAGCCAACACCCACAAGATACCTTGCCCAACACAGCAACTAAACTAAACCCAAAAATCCAAACACTCCTCACCAAATACCAAAATATCTTTCAACCCAAAGAAGGACTTCCCCCTAGTAGACCCCATGACCATCATATTCCCCTTATTCCAAACACTCCTCCCATCAATGTCAAACCTTACCGATACCCACATTCCCAAAAAACTGCTATGTCTGCCATAATTCAGGACATGTTAAAAGAGGGAATAATTATTCCTAGCCGAAGCCCTTTCTCCTCACCCGTTTTACTAGTAAAAAAAAGATGGTTCATGGAGATTTTGCGTAGACTATCGTGCCCTAAATGCAGTAACCATAAAAGACCGTTTCCCCATCCCAACCATTGATGAACTTCTTGATGAGTTAGGCAATGCTACTTACTTTACCAAGTTAGACTTACACTCTGGCTACCACCAGATCTGAGTTGCATCGGAAGACACACATAAGACGGCTTTTCGAACTTTCGACGGACATTATGAGTTTCTTGTAATGCCGTTCGGGTTGACAAACGCCCCATACACTTTTCAATCAGCTATGAATGATTTACTTAGACCCTATTTGCGCaaatttgttttagttttctttGATGACATTTTAATTTACAGCCCTACTTTCAGTGATCACCTAGCTCATTTGCAAATTATTTTTGATCTGTTGGAATCTAATGCTTTTGTGGTGAAGCTACCTAAGTGTGTTTTTGCAGTCAAACAGGTGAATTACTTAGGCCATATTATTTCAGTAGGAGGTGTTGCTCCAGACCCAGAAAAGGTGCAGGCCATGTTGGATTGGCCTACCCCACGTTCACTCACGGCACTCCGCGGATTTTTAGGCCTCACCGGATTCTATCGACGATTTGTCAAACACTACGCCACTCTCGCCGCTCCTCTCACCGATTTATTACGTTCCACTAAATTTGAATGGAGTACAGCAGCGGCCGCAGCCTTTACAGAATTACAGATGAAGATGACCGACATGCCGGTCCTGGCTTTGCCAGATTTTACAAAACAATTCGTTATAGAGACAGATGCTTCAGGTCTTGCTATTGGTGCAGTGCTTTCCCAGGATGGACACCCCATCGCCTTCTTCAGCAAGAAAATGTGCCCTCGTATGCAGGCTTCTTCATTTTACGTGCGCGAAATGTTTGCTGTCACAGAGGCAGTAAAAAAATGGCGTTAATATCTAATTGGGCAGAAGTTTCATATTTATACAGATCAGAAAAGTTTGCGTAATCTATTACTACAACGTATTCAAACACCAGAACAGCAAAAATGGGCAGCAAAATTGCAGGGGTTTAACTTTGAAATATTTTACAAACCTGGAAAATCTAATCTAGTTGCAGATGCTTTGAGTCGAAAGTTCCACTCACAGGAAGGTCTGCTCATGACTCTCTCATCCCCAATTCCAGAGTTGTTAGGCACGTTGCGAAGATTTTATGCACATGATACAGCAGGTCAAGTCTTAGTTCAACATACTATAACAACTCACAAAGATTCTGGTTCATTTGACTTCAAAAATGGACTACTGTTTTACAGAGACAAATTATTCATACCTGACATTCAACGTCTTCGTCTAAACATCTTGCAAGAATTTCATACGACACCAACAGGCGGCCATTCGGGGGTGAAGGCAACACTTGCTCGAATCTCCAGTTCTTTTTCATGGCCAGGAATCTACAAAGAAGTAAAAACCTTTGTCAAACATTGCACAATTTGTCAAGAAAGCAAATATTTAACTCAGAAGAAAAAGGGTTTACTTCAACCTCTTCCGATCCCTCAACAGGTTTGGGAAGATCTGACTATGGACTTCATTACCAACCTCCCAAACTCCTTTGGCCACACCGTTATCTGGGTCATTTGCGATCGTCTGTCTAAGTTTGTTCATTTCATTGCTCTTCCTACTCATTTCACTGCAAAAGATCTGGCCCTGCGTTTCTCAGTGGATATAGCACGTCTCCATGGTATCCCTAAGTCTATCATTTCTGAACGAGACTCACTTTTCCTCAGCAAATTCTGGAAACAGTTTTTTAAAGCACAATGCACCACATTAAAGTATAGTACAGCTTACCACCCCGAGACGGATGGCCAAACAGAAGTTGTAAACCGGTCATTGGAAACATACCTTAGGTGCTTCGTTGGTGATCACCCTCGCCACTGGTACAAGATGTTACACCTTGCAGAGTTCTGGTTCAACACTTCCTTCCACACAGGTATTCAGATGACGCCCTTCAAAGCATTATATGGTCGTGACCCTCCCAATCTTTCCTCCTATCTGTCTGATCCGAACCTGGATGCATCGTTGGTCACCTCCTTGCACAAGAGAAACAGCATTTTGCAGGAGTTAAAGGAACATCTAAAAAAAAGTCGTACTCAGATGGAAAAACAAGCAAACAAGAAGAGATCAGATTACGAGTTCAAAGAAGGTGATATGGTTTTGCTTAAGCTCTATCCTTACCGTCAAATTACTGTGTCGAAAAGATCCTCTCAGAAGTTAGCAAAGCGGTTCTTTGGTCCATTTACGATTATCAAACGTGTCGGTAAAGTCGCTTATGTGCTGGATCTACCATCTTCTTCGAGGATTCACCCGGTGGTCCATATTTCTCTCTTGCGCCCTTATTTCTCTCAGAACCTGCAAGTTACAGATCCAAAGTCAGAACAAACATGCAAACCTCCGTTCATTCGAAACGAACCACACAAGACAGAAAACCTCACCGTGAAAGTAGATGGGAACACGAACCCTCGCATCCAACCGCGGGTACCTGCAAGTTTCAACAACCAAATCGTAAACCCTTCCTTGTCTAAGAGTCACAACGACGTAAAGAGGAAACAGctttgtgtgaaagatcctacctTCTCCATGGATCCTTGTTTGGAAGCAGCTCCTACCAAGATTCCAGTTTGGTCTTCTGAAAAAGTTGAACGTCTTATGAGATGTGAAGATTTTTGGAAGAAGAATGAAGAGCTTCTGAAAGAGAGTGAAGAGACTTGGAGAAAAGAGGAAGAAATGAAAGGTTCTGTTTCCGAACCAGCTTATGTACTTCCTACACTTTCACCTTTGGCTTCACGTGATTCAACTTATCGGAATACAGCTGTTTCCCCACTGTTCAACGGTACTTTATCTGTTCCCCACACGTTACACAAAGCTCAAGAATCGTTTCCCACGCCTCACACGGCTCGAGGCGCCACCTGTCCCCATCTGAAACCCTTATCCCCTGCCCACACATCTCAACCATCCGTTCCAGATTTCCTCCCAGATTTTCTTCAAGATAGCCGTTTGACTATATCTCCCACACTGGATCCGTCAGCAGCATTAGTTGGGCCCACCGATCCATTCCTTACCAACTCCAACCCAATTGCTTTTGggcctcctttaacctcttctatgaaccttgaggacaaggttctttGTGACCCCATGAGTATTGATAAGAAGCAGGCCACTAGGCCCATTAGAGAGAAGAAACAATCTGTCTTACTAAAAGACTATTATTATTAGAGGAGGTGCTTTTAGTAACTATGTTAAGAGtttatgtttatttgtttatgttggCCCATGGCccattagggttttagaaaacccTAGCTATATATTGTAAGGATCCTCTTCTTTAATGTTAAGAAAATTCAGAAAAGTTATCTTTATGTGTTAATCTTTTTATGCAACTTTAGATCTTGGTAGCTTAGTGTAACCTAACAGATTCCTATTTCAATTTTCTCCAAGTTGATTACACTGAAGGGTCGGTACCCTACTCCTCTCTTTTCCTATTTGCGTGTCTAGGTGAATATTGTATTGTAGTGACAataattttagggttttttattctTGTCAATTGTTTTCTGAATAGCTTTTTCATTCAATACTTAGGGTTTATTTGGATAAACAGCTCAATTAAGCTCTTATAGTAAAAGAGCTTATCATACAAGGGCTTTTATAAACTataaattgttttcataaaatattatTGAGTGTTAATAGTAATGAGCTGGAAACGAAAACTATAAAATGTCATTTTATAGTCTCTTCTAAAGAGTTTTACAAGGGCTTATGCAAGTAGATAAGCTCAAATAAGGTATTTGAAGTTGGCCCTTAGTTTCAGAATTTGTTTGGCTGGAATTTGGCATGCTTTGGCTATGATCATGATTTATTCTGTTTTAAAGTTGTTGATATGAACATATAATTGATTGGCATGTTTCCTTATAGTCACACTTTTCATAATAGATGCCAAGGACAATCACAGTATCTATTAAATTGTAGTTTTTTTTAACTTATTGAAAGGGCGAGGGTAAACCAATCTGTGCTTATGATTCTCTTGAACTGAAATTTTTGGCTTGTCTTAGCAGTGCACTATTTGAAGTTGTAACTCAGTTGTCTTAGCAGTGCACTATTTGAAGTTGTAACTCAGTAATATTTTCAATACCGTGAACTCCACGAGAAAGATAAAACTTGTTAGGCTGTAGAAACTTGGTGTAGACTGCTAGACTATGCTTATTGCAGCATTTTTTAGTGGTcataaaatatgtttttggttGTGCATTTGGCATAGCTTTTTAAAAAAGTAGTGGTCCTACAAACAATATTTGTGTTTCACCAAAAGATGCTGGTTTAAGGCCATAGAAAAGATGGAGACCAGCTTATAATTGTTGCCATTCTTTCAATGTTGACATGgcatttgtaaaatttgaaaaaagTTGATCTTTCTCTAATGCATTACATGTTACAGTATATTTGTGTGATTGTGTTCAAGCTAATTAACTGAGCTAAAATATTATAGGCCAACATAAGCGACAACATCTATaactaaacttttttattttattttgttttgaccaTGATACCTTTCAATTTCTTTGAACATTACTATATTCTTTTTGCAGATTGGTGAAAGGAAGAAGATTTGTAAATTTGTTGGAAAGCAAGGTAATGAAACATATTCATGGCTGGTTGccttttatttagtttatttttgtcaGTTATATTTGTAAGTAGATGATTTTCAATTCCACTAAATATATGTGTTAGGGATTTAATAATAGACTTACATTGCTGGCTATTAGGCTACTTGGACAGTTGGTAAGCCATAAGCATGAATCTTTAGATTAATAAAAGCAATACCAATCAAAAGTGGACGAAGAATAAAGGTAAATAAATGGGAAAAGCTATATAGTAGTATAGTAGCAGTAGGAAGTTAGTTTGAAATGGATTGAACAaagtttggattgatggaaataAGTTGGTTTTTTATTGTTAGGACTGTTTTGAAATATACTCATATAATGTTATTCAACTTTGAAAGTTATCCAAAGTTATCCAAATATACATAGTAGCAGTAGGAAGTTAGTTTGAAACGGATTGAACAaagtttggattgatggaaataAGTTGGTTTTTTATTGTTAGCACTGTTTTGAAATATACTCATATAATGTTATTCAACTTTGAAAGTTATCCAAAGTTATCCAAATATACACATATGATGTTATTCAACTTTGAAACCACTTTTTATTTCGTTGCGGTTGAAAACTGTGGTGCTGCGTTATTCAACAGCTTAATGTTACCTGTCCTGCAAAACCTGTCACAGCAAACAGCAAGACTACATGATTCACCCTCTTGTTTAATGCCAATCTTATGGAGATTTGGCTGAAATCATGGTTTTCTAGATGAAGAACTGAGCAGGGTTTTGGTATAGAAAGCATGATCTTGGCAATTTTGCTGCCCTGCTGTTGGACTAGTATTTATATGATTGCAGTTTTCTCATTCTAGCTTTGTTTGGTTATATTTATAATTGGTGTTTTGTGGAGTTAAAgagttttattttattgttgatgtaataattaaattaatatgttTGAATTGACTTATACAATTTTATAAGTAGCATAATTTTGTGACAATCTAACTTTGGATTGATGGAACTAAGTTGGTTTTTTATTGTTAGGACTGTTTTGAAACTGCCAAGACCAAGCTTTTCATTACCTTTACTGTGTAATAATaacaatgaaattattttatatttgaaaAGTTATATTTTAAGAGAAAATGAATTTTATCAATCCTATGTGTATATTTTCATTCTATTTTCATTCTAGTTTCATTCTGCTAATCTACTTCTTTTTTAGTCTTGCTGTCAAACTTCATATTCCTTGTTCTTGTTTCAAACAGCATGCAAATTTTCATTCTAAATTGACTAACTTCTATTTGTATTCTCTCATAAATTTCACTAATGCATATTGGCAATGTTCCTTACAAAAGTGTCTTCAATCCTATAGTTTAGCGCTAGATAGTTTTTTGGTATGATTTAGATgcaattttctttgaagaatttgtTTATTTGTAATGGATTAATGCTTGCTTAAGACTAAGAACTTGGTTTGAAtcgtatatatatataagacTAAGACCTTGAAATTGGGTATATGATTCGTCGATAGAACCCAATTTGGTTCTTAGAAGCAGTTGTTAACTAGTTATATATGTTACTTGTTAGGAAATATGGATCGGAAATGGATGTTTGCCAATCGAGCGTCAAAAGAATACGAAGATGGGGTTCGAGAGTTTGTTAGATTTGCTATTGCTCATGCCGAAGACACTAGTAAAATCATATGCCCTTGCTTAGAATGTTGTTATACGGATGTTAGTGCAAATGTTTTGGAAGATCACTTAATATGTAATGGAATTGATAAAAGTTATACGTGTTGGATAATGCACGGGGAAAAAAACCAAGTCAACAAAGAGGAGCAGTGGGAGAGATACATCAAATGATTTTGAAAAAGATACAAATTATGAGTTTGATCGAGTTGAAGAATTTGTGAATGTAAttgaagaagatcttcatgattGTCCTGAAATGTTTGAGAGGCTAGTGAGTGATGCAGAGACTCCATTGTACGAAGGATGTACTAAATTTACTAGATTATCTACGGTCTTAAAATTGTATAACTTAAAAGCACGCCATGGATGGTCTGATAAGAGTTTTACAGACTTGTTGACTCTGTTAAGTGAGATTTTGCCTAAGAATAATGTGCTCCCTAGTCGAACCTATGAGGCTAAGCGATTGTTATGTTCTATTGGCATGAGTTATGAGAAGATACATGCTTGTCCAAATGATTTCATTTTATTTCGCAATGAATATGCATCATTAAATATGTGTCCTAAATGTAGTGCCCCGCGATATAAGAAAGAAACAGCTCCATCCAAAATGCTATGGTATTTTCCGATAATACCAAGATTTAGGCGCATGTATCGTAATGCGGAAGATGCAAAGAACTTAACATGGCACGCAAATGAAAGGGTTGTAGATGGAATGCTCCGACATCCTGCAGATTCTCCTCAATGGGTAAAAATTGATCATGATTACCCAAGTTTTGGGCAGGAAGAAAGAAACCTACGTCTCGCATTGTCTACTCACGGAATAAACCCTCATGGTATTCAGAGTAGTAAACTTACTACTTGGCAAGTGATTTTGTtaatctataacctacctccatgGCTATGCATGAAGCGCAAGTACACGATGTTGACTATGTTAATTTCTGGGCCCAAGCAACCAGGAAATGATATAGACATATACTTGGCTCCATTAATTGAAGATTTGAAGCATTTGTGGGAGACAGGTGTAGAGGTGTATGATGAGTATAAAAAGGAATCCTTCAAATTGAGGGCTATGTTATTTGGAACAATCAATGATTTTCCTGCATATGGGAATCTATCAGGCTATAGTGTCAAAGGACAACTTGCATGCCCCGTATGTGAAGATAATACACATTCAATACGGTTGGATCATTGTATGAAAAATGTATTTCTTGGACACCGTAGATTCTTAAATACCAATCATCATTTTCGAAAATGGAGAAAAGAATTTAATGgtgaatcagaagaagaaagagCTCCTTTACCTTTGACGGGCGACCAATTATACCAAAAGGTAAAGCTTTTAAGCACTAATTTTGGAAAGCCTTTTTCAAGTGAACTTGTCACGGGAGGATGGAAAaaaagtcaattttctttgaattgCCGTATTGGAAGTCATTGTATGTTAGACATTTCCTTAATGtgatgcatattgaaaaaaatgtttttgaaagTGTCATTGGTACATTACTCAATATgccaggaaagtctaaggatggcctgaAGGCAAGGTTAGACCTGCAAAGTATGGAATTAAGAAATGAATTGAAGCCGGTTAAGAGGGAGGGTAAGCGTACATTCCTACCTCCTGCAGCTCATACTTTgtcaagaaaagagaaaaagatctTGTGTAAGGTTCTTCacgaagttaaagttccagaggGCTACTCATCAAACATTAAGAGTTTGGTATCTATGAAAGATCTAAAATTGAAGGGTTTGAAGTCTCATGATTGCCATGTTTTAATGGAGAGCTTTCTTCCAGTAGCTATACGTTCCATTTTACCTGAAAATGTGAGATGGACCATAACTAAACTTTGTTTTTTCTTCAAGGCTATTTGTAGCAAAGTTATTGACCCTGAGAAGTTGCCGATATTACAAAAGGAAATTGTTGTCACATTATGTGAACTTGAGATGTATTTTCCACCCtcattttttgacataatggttcatctaacCGTTCATCTTATCATGGAAACACAATATTGTGGACCatcttatatgagatggatgtatcCGATTGAGCGTTACATGAAGATAATAAAAGGGTATGTGAAGAATTGAAGTCGGCCAGAGGGTTGTATTGTTGAACGATATTTAGTTGAGGAAGCTATTGAGTTTTGTAATGAATACCTCTCTAATGTTGAGTCCATAGGGCTTCCAATGTCACGACACTCTAGAAAAACAACAGGGGAAGGGATTGGTGCAAGTAAACTAGTGACCATGTCAGACATCGAATTGGAGCAAGCACATTTGTATGTACTACACAATGCTGATGAGGTTGAGCCATATGTTAAAAAGCACAAGGATATCCTTCAAAGTTTGAATCCTATCAGGAGTGAAAATTGGTTAACAAGAGAGCACAATAAAAGTTTTATATCGTGGCTAAAAGAACACATTTTTTCAGAATTTGCCAAACATCCTGATTCAATTTCAGAAAGATTGAGATGGCTAGCAAATGGTCCAAATTCAAATGTTCTTTCGTACTCTGGTTATATAATTAATAAGTATACATTTTATACGAAAGAACATGATCATCAAAGCACTATGCAAAATAGCGGTGTCACACTCGTAGCTGAATCTGT is part of the Vicia villosa cultivar HV-30 ecotype Madison, WI linkage group LG2, Vvil1.0, whole genome shotgun sequence genome and encodes:
- the LOC131649595 gene encoding uncharacterized protein LOC131649595, giving the protein MFERLVSDAETPLYEGCTKFTRLSTVLKLYNLKARHGWSDKSFTDLLTLLSEILPKNNVLPSRTYEAKRLLCSIGMSYEKIHACPNDFILFRNEYASLNMCPKCSAPRYKKETAPSKMLWYFPIIPRFRRMYRNAEDAKNLTWHANERVVDGMLRHPADSPQWVKIDHDYPSFGQEERNLRLALSTHGINPHGIQSSKLTTWQVILLIYNLPPWLCMKRKYTMLTMLISGPKQPGNDIDIYLAPLIEDLKHLWETGVEVYDEYKKESFKLRAMLFGTINDFPAYGNLSGYSVKGQLACPVCEDNTHSIRLDHCMKNVFLGHRRFLNTNHHFRKWRKEFNGESEEERAPLPLTGDQLYQKVKLLSTNFGKPFSSELVTGGWKKRKSKDGLKARLDLQSMELRNELKPVKREGKRTFLPPAAHTLSRKEKKILCKVLHEVKVPEGYSSNIKSLVSMKDLKLKGLKSHDCHVLMESFLPVAIRSILPENVRWTITKLCFFFKAICSKVIDPEKLPILQKEIVVTLCELEMYFPPSFFDIMVHLTVHLIMETQYCGPSYMRWMYPIERYMKIIKGYVKN